Below is a window of Terriglobales bacterium DNA.
TCCTTCAAGAGCCGCTGCACGGCGTCAGCATGGCGTACTCGTTCGATGACGCAAAGGCGCCGGAGCGGCATGAGACACAGTACTTTGAGATGCTCTGCAATCGCGGCATCTACCACAAAGGCTGGACCGCCGTGACGAGGCACGGCGTCGCGCCCTGGGTAATGGCAGAGGCGCAGCCTCCGCTCGATGCCGACGTCTGGGAGCTGTACGACACAAACAAAGATTGGTCACAGGCCTACGATCTCGCCAGGCAGATGCCCGAGAAGGTCGGTGAACTTAAGCGACTCTTCGAGCTCGAGGCGACGAAGTACAACGTCTTCCCACTCGATGACCGCAAGGTCGAACGTGCCAATTCGGACCTCGCAGGACGCCCGTCAGTCGTGCACGGCACAACGCAGCTCCTGTTTCCCGGCATGCGTCGCCTGCAGGAAAACTCAGTTATCAACACGAAGAACAAGTCGCATTCGGTTAGTGCGGAGATCGAGGTGCCATCGTCTGGCGCCGGCGGCGTCATTGTCGCCCAGGGGGGCAACATGGGGGGCTGGAGCCTCTACGCGTACCAGGGCAAGCTGAAGTATTGCTACAACTGCGTCGGCATCCTGCGCTACGACGTTACCGCGACCTCACCATTGCCGGCTGGCAAGCACCAGGTACGGATGGAGTTTGTCTACGACGGAGGTGGCCTCGGTAAGGGCGCGACCATCGGCTTGTATGTAGATGGAAAGAAAGTCGGCGAAGGCCGCGTCGAGCGCACGCACCGCTTCCTCTTCTCTCTGGACGAGACGCTGGAAGTTGGCTGCGACGTGGGCGAGCCCGTTTCGGCTGACTACGGACCGGGCGGCAATGAGTTCAGCGGAAAGATTAACTGGGTGCAGATCGATATCGATGCCGCCGCCAAGGATGCCGATCACATGATCGAGGCCGAAGAGCGATTCATGATCGCCGTGGCGCGGCAATAGAAAAACCACTGTCGGTCACAGTAGAGCGCGGTCAGTTGCGACCCGTTCTGTTGTGTGGAGTGAATGAAATGTTAATTGCGACCAGAGGGGCTATCACAACAACGGTATTTCTATCAGCGCTGCTGGTTCTACATCCTGCCACTTATGGCCAGGAAACGACGACAGCGCAATCGCCTCCGGAAAAACAAAAGATCGCCGCACCCGCGGCCCCGACGCCTGACGCCGTGAGCCGCGCACCCGCATCAGTGCCGGCGCCAGATTTCTGGGAGCAGGAGGAGATGACGGGCGATTGGGGCGGTGCTCGATCGCGGATGAAGGAAAAAGGCGTCACCACGGAGATTACGCTTTCGCAGTTCGCCCAAGGTGTAGCGGCCGGGGGTATCACCAGAAGCGGCGCGTACAACGGCAGCTTCCAGACCGATTTCAAGTTCGATTTCGGGAAACTCGCGGGTTGGCAGTTCTGGTCGGCCGACTTCAAGACCGAGACACGTTATGGCGGGCCTGCATTGGGAGGAGTTGGAACGATCAACCTGGTTAACACGGCGGCTATCATTCCCGCCGCTTCCAGAACAGTGTTCTCGATCACTACACTAAGTGTCACGAAGCTATTCCCGATTGACCTGAAGAAAGGCAACCTCTTAGCCGTATCGGTGGGGCGCTATAACCTGCTCGACCTGTTAGAGGAGGACTTCTTCGCCGGCGGTGGCATAGAGCGCTTCTTCAATATCGCGCAAATCGGACCTTTGACGGTTCTACGGCAAGTCGCGCTTATCACGAACGGCGCGTCAGTTGCTTACGTTCGCGGAGGAAAGCCGTTCATCAGCTTAGCCGTGCTTGATCCTAACGATCACTCAACGACTGCCGGCCTCTCTGACTTGTTTGCCGACGGTGTGACTTTCTATCCGAGCATCAACCTACCCTCTAAGTTCTTCGGGAAGACGGGCGAGCATTCTTTTGGCGTGGCCGTAACCACCAAGGCATACACGCCATTTGACGCGATCAAGGAGATCGTCATACCCGGACCTCCGATCCGCCCGATCACGCCGCAAAGAGGCTCGTGGTCGGCGAGCTACACAGCTCGACAATACATTGTCGAGAGAGCTCCCAAAAACGGCTGGGGCGTTTTCACTCAGCTATCGTTCGCCGACAATGGCACCAGCCCGATCACTACGTTTTTCGATATTGGCCTCGGCGGCAACGGCATTTTCAAAAGCCGCCAACGCGACGAGTTCGGAATCTCCTACGCATTCACTGACCTCAGCAGCGTTCTAAAGGACAACCTCAGCCTGCTCAGAATCAATCGACCGCAGCCCGAGCACCAGATGGAAACGTTCTACAACCTGCACATCACTCCGTGGTTCAGGCTAACCGCCGATCTGCAGATCATTCGCCCCACGCGGCCCGTAGCGCAGACCGCGGTTGTTCCTGGCGGACGGTTAGAGATCGTGTTTTAGGCAAGTGCGACTCTGGTGAGGGCGAGCTAATGTCCCCTTTCACTCCAAGCACTGTCATCCCCCACTCCGCAGCCAAGCCTTTGTTGTGCCAATGATTTCAACGCGGAGTGGGGGATCTGCTGTTTCTCGATGCGCACAGAAAAGCAGATTCCCCGCGCAACAAACGCGCGAGGGATGGCAGTGCTAAAAAGGGATTTGCGTCAGGCGATCGTCAAACTGGTGGCGTAATGTCGTCACTGCGTCCGGAGAAGGTCGGTAGAAGATCTTGGTGCACACAAGAACCAGATTTCAAATCTTCACTCCGAGCTTTCTTGCGTGTTCCTCGCAAAATACGGCCACAAGATTTAGCTCCTTTACGAACCCCGCTACATGCACCGCGAAATTGGGGCAATTGGGGGAATCGCACAGATATTCGCCGAGCTGCTCTTCGTAGCCATCCGCGCCAGTGATTCCGGTTTTAATTATGACCATTGGCATGCCTGCCACCTGCCTCACTTCTGTCCAAAGCTTATGAAGGAAGTGAGGCTTGCTCAAGTGACTCCCGGCAGGGTGGTCAATTTAGACAAAAGTAACAGCGCCCTGAACTATGAGCGGAATGGCCATGTCATGCCGATCGTCGATTCCGGGAGTATTGAATCCGGCGGCGGCTAGCAGCTCGTGGTCATCCTGTGTACACTCTGGGCCCGAGTCAGCATTCTACAAATGAAAACTAAATACGAAGGTGCACACACTCTCACTCTTGTGCAAAATTGGCGCTCCTTTACGGTTCTTCACAGTACGACGCAAACCAAACCGAGCTTTAAGTTTCTGTTACCTTGTTGCCCCAACATCGTTGCTGTTACATTCAAACAGTGCTATATACCGGTGCTATGGGAGAGGTATCACAAAGCCTGACGCCTGACGCTCAGCTCTTTCGTGACGTTTTCAACGCGAGTCCAATCGGGATTGCCGTGGAGAACTTAGACGGGCAACCGCTCTTCGTCAATCCAGCATTTTGCTCACTGCTAGGTTTCAGCGAACAGGAGTTGCAGAGCAAACACTGTGTTCAATTTTCTCCTCCTGAAGATGCCGAAAAGGACTGGGCTCTTTTCCAGCAATTGCGAGCAGGCTCGATAGATCACTACCAACTGGAGAAGCGTTATTTTCGACGGGACGGCTCGTTGGTGTGGGGCCACTTGAGTATCTCTTTACTAAAAAGTCGGCCATCTCCACTGGTAATTGCGATGGTGGAGGAGATTACCGATAAAAAGGCGGCAGAAGAGGCACTACGCGCCAGCGAGGAACGGCTGCGATTGGCGCAGCAAGCCGCTCGCATAGGAACTTTTGACTGGAATAATCGGACTGGAGTGAATACTTGGACGCCGGAACTGGAGGCAATGTACGGTTTGCCGCCGGGCGGTTTTGGCGGGACACAGACTGCATTCGAGAATCTTGTTCACCCAGACGACCGCGCCGGAGTCATCAAGTTGGTTGACGGCGCGATGAAAAGCGGACAACCAACTAAGGGTGAATGGCGGGTGGTCTGGGCTGACGGGAGCGTTCATTGGATCGCAGGGCGCTGGCAAGTTTTCATGGATGCGTCTGGCGAGCCTTCAAAGATGATCGGCGTCAACATAGATGTCACGCAGAGCAAGCGGGCGGAAGAAGCGGTTTTGGAACTGAACCGCACCTTAGAAGCGCAGGCCGCATTACTGCAATCTCGGGAGGAACTGCTGAAAATCTTCGTCAAGAACGTACCAGCCGGAGTGGCCATGTTCGACCGTGACATGCGCTACCTGCAAGTGAGCGACCGCTGGTGTGCGGATTACTCAGTTGACAGTTCGCAGGTAATTGGACGTTCGCATTACGAACTTCTCCCTGATGTTCCCGAGCGCTGGAAGGAAATGCATCGCCGTGGTCTTGACGGAGAAACCTTGCGAGTCGAGGAAGACCCCTGGGATCGTGAAGGGGGCACTACTACCTGGGTTCGCTGGGAGATTCGTCCGTGGAGGACACCTGGCGGGGAGGTCGGAGGGATTCTGATCTTCGCCGAGGACATTACTCACCGCAAAGAGATGGAAGAGGCGATCTCAGGTATGAGTCGAAAGCTCATCGAATCGCAGGAGCAAGAGCGTGCCCGGATCGGGAGAGAGCTGCACGATGATATCGGCCAACGTCTGGCAGTGCTGGCAGTCGAAATCGATAGGTTAAAGATCGGTCCCAGTTCCGTTGCCGAAATGGATCTCCGGCTGAGCGAGATTCGGCAACAGATTACTGCGACTGCGAACGAAGTATCATCGATATCACGTCAGCTTCACTCGCCACAACTCGAGTATTTGGGCCTGGTTGCTGCCATGAAGAGCTTCTGCAAAGAGTTTGGCGCACAGCACGATGTAGAGGTTGAGTTTACCCATGATGAGATTCAACAAGTCGGATCGTCCGACGTTTCCCTATGTCTTTTCCGAATTCTGCAGGAAGGGTTGAATAATGCTGCCAAGCATAGCAGAGCGCGGCATTTCAAAGTGAACCTGAGTCACTCCGACAATCAGCTTCATCTCACCGTCACAGATCATGGAACCGGCTTCGACGCTGAAGCGGCGCTGAATAAAGGAGGCTTGGGCCTCATTAGCATGCGCGAACGCGTTCGACTGGTGAATGGAACAATTGCCGTCGAATCGAAGTTAGCGGGCGGCACCAGAATTCATGTTCGCGTTCCCTTAACACCAGTGCAGGTCTGTGAACGAGCAGTGGGCTAATAGGCGGAACATACCGTCAAGGTTGAGAGCCACCTGCAAACCCAGCAGGCGTGGCGACCAAATTTGCGCTGACAAATTGCTTTTCCTGAAGAACGGCTGCTACTGCGGGTAATAGCTCGGTCGCACCATTCGCCTTTACTACGTAGGCGTTTCCACCAGTCCCTAAAGCTTCGTGCACAATGTCCGAAGAGCGGGTTTGACTTACGAAGATGATCCTGGAGAACGGGGCGAGCAAACGAATACTCCGAGCGGCCGCGATTCCATTGAGTTTTGGAAGGCCAATATCCAGCAGGATCAAATCTGGTTGCAGCTCTTCAGCCTTCTGAATTGCTTCTAATCCATCGGAAGCTTCGCCGATGACTCGCAATTCCGATTCTTTCCCAAGAATCGAACGGACAAGAAGGCGCCAAGGTTCGTAATCATCCACCACCAAAACCCGAATGGTTGATGTTTCCAAGCACCCCCCTCATGGATCCAAACCCCGGAGTCGGAGCTTTGTTGTCGAAACTGGAGAGAAAGCTACCGCTCGGGCCAGATAGAAAAGTTCCCGCAATTGGACGCCCGCAGCAAGCGTCAACTTCCGCCGAGTATTGAAGCAAGGGTTGATGCGATGTCGCCTCTGTCATTTGTGACAGTACGTCGCTCAATAGCTTACGACTTAACGTAACGGATTCGATCAACCTGCTCGCGAATTGGGCAATCAAAAGCTCGCCTCAATGTCGCCGCGTCCGAGCACCGAAGGAGCAGCGCATGGTATTCCAGCCCAATCCACGTCCCGAAATGAAATCGACAAGTCAAGACGCTCCAGCTATCCCAGCGTCAATCTGCGCACTGGCTCGACACCTGGCCAAGGAAAGAGGATCACAGGGCTTATAAAATTGAAGATGGCGAAGGCCCGAGTCGCACAGATCGAAAGCGGGAAACGGCTCGGCTGATCGGAGGCGCTTTGATTCAGGAGAAGCCGGTAGCGGCAATTACAGGTGCGGCACAAGGAATCGGCCGCAGGGTGGCGGAGGTGTTAGCTGATAGAGGGTACCGACTCGCGCTCAACGATCTGCGTATGCCAGACCAGACGATTCGGTCGATTCAGTCTCGAGGAGGCGAAGCGATAGGCCACTCTGGGAACGTCGCCGAGGAATCGACTGTCGAGGAGTTTGTCCGCAGCGTGTACGACGCCTGGGGCCGATCGGACGTCCTGGTTAACAACGCGGGCATTAGCTTAATCGCGCCCAGCGAGAGCACTTCGGCAGCGGACTATCGTCGCGTGTTGGAAGTGAATCTTGTGGCGCCCTTTCTGCTGGCCAAGGCATTCGGCACAAAGATGCTCACAGCCAAACGCGGTTGCATTATCAACGTGGCCTCCGTAGCTGGACTCGTAGGTATTGCCGACAGGGCTGCCTATAACGCGTCAAAGCATGGGCTGATCGGCCTTACGCGGACGCTTGCGGCCGAATGGGGCGGAAGAGGTGTACGCGTCAACGCCGTTTGTCCAGGTTGGGTAAAAACCGAAATGGATGCGGCAGATCAGGCCCGTGGCACCTATACAGACGCGGACATCACCAACCGTGTCCCGATGGGGCGCTTCGCGACACCGGACGATATCGCATCTGCGATCGCGTTTCTTGCCGACGACAAGGAGAGCGGGTTTATCAATGGGCATTGCCTTACGGTGGACGGTGGGTGGACTGCCGACGGAAGTTGGGAATCGTTGCGGCTCAGCCATCGTTAGCGCATCGAGTTCGTGCCCCAAGTTGGGAGCAGGTTCAAGAAGACAGAAGCGAGTTGCGAGTAGCCAGCAGCTCTCCCAATCCAACCTACGGGCTCTCCACCATCATCCAAATTTTCAAGTCCGACCAACAACTGAGTAGTACGTGAGGTATCCCCTGTGAGCACCGAACGAACAACTTCTGCTGAAACATGCGGAAACAGCCACCCTCCTACGAAACCGTCACCGGCAGCAGTAGAGAGAATGCAGCTGGTTTTTCGCCGCACGCATGGCAGAGAAATGACTCAGGAAGATCGGGATTATCTAGGAATCCCTCCTTGCGCTGGCGAGTGTTGCCCGTACTGACTCTGCGAATTCCAATTTCCCCATTTTTGAAAGCGTGAAGCTGCGTTTATTGTGGCAATGACGTCCAAAGTCCGGACGTACGCGAGCATCAATAACTCTGGCATTTTCCAATGCATCTGCGACCAGAGAACAATTTCCTGGCGATTTGCGTATCCTTCCTTGAGCAGCACTGGGCCCCACGAA
It encodes the following:
- a CDS encoding SDR family oxidoreductase, whose product is MIQEKPVAAITGAAQGIGRRVAEVLADRGYRLALNDLRMPDQTIRSIQSRGGEAIGHSGNVAEESTVEEFVRSVYDAWGRSDVLVNNAGISLIAPSESTSAADYRRVLEVNLVAPFLLAKAFGTKMLTAKRGCIINVASVAGLVGIADRAAYNASKHGLIGLTRTLAAEWGGRGVRVNAVCPGWVKTEMDAADQARGTYTDADITNRVPMGRFATPDDIASAIAFLADDKESGFINGHCLTVDGGWTADGSWESLRLSHR
- a CDS encoding PAS domain S-box protein, translated to MGEVSQSLTPDAQLFRDVFNASPIGIAVENLDGQPLFVNPAFCSLLGFSEQELQSKHCVQFSPPEDAEKDWALFQQLRAGSIDHYQLEKRYFRRDGSLVWGHLSISLLKSRPSPLVIAMVEEITDKKAAEEALRASEERLRLAQQAARIGTFDWNNRTGVNTWTPELEAMYGLPPGGFGGTQTAFENLVHPDDRAGVIKLVDGAMKSGQPTKGEWRVVWADGSVHWIAGRWQVFMDASGEPSKMIGVNIDVTQSKRAEEAVLELNRTLEAQAALLQSREELLKIFVKNVPAGVAMFDRDMRYLQVSDRWCADYSVDSSQVIGRSHYELLPDVPERWKEMHRRGLDGETLRVEEDPWDREGGTTTWVRWEIRPWRTPGGEVGGILIFAEDITHRKEMEEAISGMSRKLIESQEQERARIGRELHDDIGQRLAVLAVEIDRLKIGPSSVAEMDLRLSEIRQQITATANEVSSISRQLHSPQLEYLGLVAAMKSFCKEFGAQHDVEVEFTHDEIQQVGSSDVSLCLFRILQEGLNNAAKHSRARHFKVNLSHSDNQLHLTVTDHGTGFDAEAALNKGGLGLISMRERVRLVNGTIAVESKLAGGTRIHVRVPLTPVQVCERAVG
- a CDS encoding response regulator transcription factor, which codes for METSTIRVLVVDDYEPWRLLVRSILGKESELRVIGEASDGLEAIQKAEELQPDLILLDIGLPKLNGIAAARSIRLLAPFSRIIFVSQTRSSDIVHEALGTGGNAYVVKANGATELLPAVAAVLQEKQFVSANLVATPAGFAGGSQP
- a CDS encoding carbohydrate porin, with product MLIATRGAITTTVFLSALLVLHPATYGQETTTAQSPPEKQKIAAPAAPTPDAVSRAPASVPAPDFWEQEEMTGDWGGARSRMKEKGVTTEITLSQFAQGVAAGGITRSGAYNGSFQTDFKFDFGKLAGWQFWSADFKTETRYGGPALGGVGTINLVNTAAIIPAASRTVFSITTLSVTKLFPIDLKKGNLLAVSVGRYNLLDLLEEDFFAGGGIERFFNIAQIGPLTVLRQVALITNGASVAYVRGGKPFISLAVLDPNDHSTTAGLSDLFADGVTFYPSINLPSKFFGKTGEHSFGVAVTTKAYTPFDAIKEIVIPGPPIRPITPQRGSWSASYTARQYIVERAPKNGWGVFTQLSFADNGTSPITTFFDIGLGGNGIFKSRQRDEFGISYAFTDLSSVLKDNLSLLRINRPQPEHQMETFYNLHITPWFRLTADLQIIRPTRPVAQTAVVPGGRLEIVF